A genomic stretch from Arachis stenosperma cultivar V10309 chromosome 3, arast.V10309.gnm1.PFL2, whole genome shotgun sequence includes:
- the LOC130966812 gene encoding uncharacterized protein LOC130966812, which yields MKFGATSEKGRRGKKARYGRTKGKGKMVTPLVCLLTLLPHEIWERIAARVASASIHGMFNMQATCKEFLDAAHSPAVYKVASMAEIPVVFGYDMEDHPEDVFLFKSERAGNLAAIFCIGMREFF from the coding sequence ATGAAATTTGGTGCAACCTCCGAGAAAGGCAGAAGGGGAAAGAAGGCCAGATATGGGAGAACGAAAGGGAAAGGGAAAATGGTGACCCCACTCGTCTGTCTGCTGACTCTTCTGCCTCACGAAATATGGGAGAGAATTGCAGCAAGGGTTGCGTCGGCCTCAATCCATGGTATGTTTAACATGCAGGCGACCTGCAAGGAGTTTCTGGACGCAGCCCACTCACCTGCGGTGTACAAGGTGGCCTCCATGGCGGAGATACCCGTCGTGTTCGGTTATGACATGGAGGACCATCCTGAGGATGTGTTCCTTTTTAAAAGCGAGCGCGCAGGAAATTTGGCCGCTATATTCTGTATAGGGATGAGGGAATTCTTCTAG
- the LOC130970332 gene encoding E3 ubiquitin-protein ligase RGLG3-like, which yields MGNSGSTDDSSDDFVHHPSSYDGISGTTSYDYHQPSSYDGTSRNTSYDYYPQPSSYDATSKNTSYEDYPQPSSYDATSKNNSYEDYRQPSSYAGSSKNTKYQQIERPTYIADNFSSLDQVITALREAGLESSNLILGIDFTKSNEWTGKHSFNHKSLHHIGRIPNPYEQAISIIGRTLAAFDEDNLIPCFGFGDASTHDKYVFNFYPDGRSCRGFEEVLARYREIVPLLKLAGPTSFAPVVDAAIDIVERSQGQYHVLVIIADGQVTRSSDTPHGKLSPQEQATIDSIVAASHYPLSIILVGVGDGPWDEMQRFDDNIKHRLFDNFQFVNFTKIMSEKEASKKEAAFALAALMEIPIQYRIALNLQLGSGKSIGNHRSNRPLPPPKEVIDHDNSVSTVPRNVESVEPSAPAVTESVCPICLTNPKDMAFGCGHTTCRECGATLSSCPMCRQEITTRLKLYN from the exons ATGGGAAATTCAGGGTCAACAGATGATTCTAGTGATGATTTCGTTCATCACCCTTCTTCTTATGATGGGATTTCGGGGACTACTAGCTATGATTATCATCAACCCTCTTCTTATGATGGGACTTCAAGGAATACTAGCTATGATTATTATCCCCAACCATCTTCTTATGATGCAACTTCAAAGAACACAAGCTATGAGGATTATCCCCAACCATCTTCTTATGATGCAACTTCAAAGAACAATAGCTATGAGGATTATCGCCAACCTTCTTCTTATGCTGGGAGTTCGAAGAATACTAAATACCAGCAAATCGAGCGCCCCACTTATATAGCTGATAATTTCAGTTCACTTGATCAG GTTATTACTGCTCTTAGAGAAGCTGGTCTGGAATCATCAAATTTAATACTTGGTATTGATTTCACCAAAAGCAACGAATGGACAG GCAAGCACTCATTCAACCACAAAAGCCTTCATCATATTGGCCGGATTCCGAATCCATACGAGCAGGCAATCTCCATCATCGGCCGTACTCTCGCTGCTTTTGACGAGGATAATCTGATTCCATGTTTTGGATTTGGTGATG CATCTACGCATGATAAGTATGTGTTCAACTTTTATCCTGATGGTCGCTCTTGTCGTGGTTTTGAGGAAGTACTTGCACGCTACAGAGAGATTGTTCCACTCTTAAAATTGGCAG GTCCAACATCATTTGCACCTGTAGTTGATGCAGCAATTGATATTGTGGAGAGAAGCCAGGGTCAATATCATGTTCTTGTAATTATTGCTGATGGACAg GTTACTAGAAGTTCAGATACACCACATGGAAAGCTTAGTCCACAAGAGCAAGCAACCATTGATTCTATTGTTGCTGCAAG TCACTATCCACTCTCAATTATTTTGGTTGGAGTTGGAGATGGACCATGGGATGAAATGCAACGCTTCGATGATAACATTAAGCACCGGTTATTTGACAACTTTCAG TTTGTGAACTTCACAAAGATCATGTCCGAAAAAGAGGCATCAAAGAAGGAAGCAGCATTTGCACTTGCTGCCCTTATGGAAATTCCAATTCAGTACCGGATAGCCTTAAATTTACAACTTGGAAG TGGAAAATCAATAGGTAACCATCGAAGTAACAGGCCTCTGCCTCCGCCTAAGGAAGTTATAGACCATGACAATTCTGTCAGCACAGTTCCACGAAATGTTGAATCGGTCGAGCCATCGGCTCCGGCTGTAACTGAATCAGTATGCCCTATTTGCCTAACGAATCCAAAGGACATGGCGTTTGGATGTGGCCATACA ACTTGCAGGGAGTGTGGTGCAACATTATCTTCATGTCCTATGTGCCGGCAGGAAATTACAACTCGCCTGAAATTGTACAATTAA